Within Gilvibacter sp. SZ-19, the genomic segment AAACAGCGTCTTCTTTCACCATGGCTGCTAGCGTCTCAGCGCTAATGCGGTTCACAGTGTCAATTTCTTTGTCCGAAGTTCTCCAGGCATCAAAACCACCTTTTAAGAACCCGATTACGCCGTCATATCCCACTCGAGAAAGACGCGTAATGGCCTCTTCTTCTTTTCCAGGTTCGGTGATCAATAAGATCTCCTGTTGCACACTGGGGATCAATTCTCCAACCCATTGGGCAAAGTTTCCGTTAAGGCCAATATTGATACTGTTCGGAATAAAGCCTTGTGCAAATATTTCAGGATCACGCACATCGAGCATCAAAGCGCCAGTTTCATTGGCAGCAGCCTCAAAGGCCTCTGGGCTCAATGGTTGCTGAGCGCGCTGCATTACGGTATCTAAAGATTCGTAACCCTTAATGTTCATCAATACATTTTGCGGGAAGTAGCTCGGTGGTGCAGTAAGTCCTGTAAGCAATTCGTCAATGAATTCTTCCTTGCTCATGTCTGCTCTCAAGGCGTAATTCACTTTTTTCTGATTACCTAAAGTGTCTGTGGTTTCTTTACTCATCATTTTCCCACAAGCCGATCCTGCTCCGTGATTTGGATAAACGATCAGGTGATCTGGCAAGGTCATGATCTTGTTGCGCAAAGAATCGAAAAGATGACCGGCTAGCTTTTCCTCGGTTAAGTCAGAAACTACATGCTGAGCCAGATCGGGTCGGCCTACATCGCCAATAAATAAGGTGTCTCCGGTTATAATGCCGTGCATTTCACCATGCTGATCAATAAGCAAATAGGTGGTGCTCTCCATGGTATGACCAGGAGTATGGATCACTTTAACTGTATAGCGTCCAATTTTAAACTCTTGTCCGTCTGTTGCGATAAGAGCGTCATAGCTAGGCTTGGCTAAAGGGCCAAATACGATCTGTGCGCCTGTAGCTTTTTTAAGATCCAAGTGCCCGCTAACAAAGTCGGCGTGAAAGTGCGTTTCAAAAACGTACTTGATCTTCGCGTTGTCTTTTTGGGCTCTATCTAAGTAAGGCCCTACTTCGCGTAAAGGGTCAAAAATTGCAGCTTCGCCCTGATCTTCCAAATAATAGGCAGCGTGGGCCAAGCATCCGGTATATATTTGTTCTATTCGCATCGTATTGAACGTTTTAAAAGTTTGTTAGTTCAAAAGTACGTTGCGGAATATTCTTAAAAAGTGACGAATGTTACATTTGCCCCAGTTTTTGGGTAAAAAATCTATTCCAACCGCATATCCCGTCAAAAACCACCGTTTCACTTCGCTTTTCAATTTAACCGTAGCGCTGCTATGGCTTAAATTTCCAAAGCTGTGGTTTTTCTTGCGCTTTGCGGTTTCATTAACGAAGTTTTACTCAAAAACTCGGGCTTGCCGTTTTTGATAAAAAATCATAAAAAACGCATAAAATCGAGTGAAATGAGCCAGATTTAAGCCGAAAGTTCCATAAAAATGATGTAAACGGCCATAAGTAAGACAAACCAGCCGAAGGCTTTTTTGAGTTTTTTGCCTTCAATGAATCCGCCTATCCAGATACCTAAGAATATCCCAACTACAGAGATAGCAGTAAAGGGTAGTAAGAAGCCCCAATCGATCTCCAAATTCTCTACATCCCCTATAAAACCGATCAAAGATTTAATGGCAATGATAAGCAGTGAGGTGGCTACTGCTTTTTTCATGGGTAATTTTGCCAGCAAGACCAAAGCAGGAATGATCAGAAATCCACCGCCGGCGCCAACAAGACCTGTCAATACACCTACAGCTAATCCTTCTACCAATATCAAAGGGTAGTTGTATTTTACTTCTGTGGCTTCCTCTTGTTTTTGCTTCTTGTTGCTGATCATAGAAAAAGAGGCCAGCAGCATAATAAAGGCAAAGAAGATCATGATGGCAATATCCTTGGTCACCACAAAATCACTTATGGTGGCCAACTCTTCTGGTATTGCTGGTATAATGTATTTACGGGTAGCGTAGACCGCGGCAAAGGCTGGAATAGCAAAAACTATGGCCGTTCTAAAGTCAACCAGCCCTTTTTGTATGTTGCGCAAGGCACCAACCAAAGCAGAGACACCTACTACAAATAAAGAATATGCCGTTGCTATTACAGGGTTGTATCCTAATAGATATACCATTACAGGTACTGTGAGTATCGATCCGCCACCGCCAATAAGGCCTAAAACCAATCCTATAACAAGGGCGCCGAGATAACCTAAAATTTCCAAGATCTCCATATTTGATTACAGCGGCAAATTTAGTTTGGTGTAAAGTGGTAAACGGTAACTCAGGTCACACATGGTCTTAAAGAAGGGTGATATGACTGCGATGTAGCGCAATGCGCTTTTCGTTTTCTAGTTTTTTGAGAATTCTAGAGATCACTACTCTAGAGGTATGTAGCTCTTGGGCGATTTCTTTATGGGTGTTGCGCACATCCTTACTGCCTGTTATTTGCGATTTTTCTGCCAGTAATTTCATAACTCGATCTTCCAAATTCATAAAGGCAATGGAGTCAATGGCGTCTAACATCTCCATAAGTCTGTCGTGATAGCTGTCCATTACAAAGCCGCGCCAGCTCTTGTATTTGCCCAGCCAGCTCTCCATGTGCTGAACAGGTACCATTATGAGTTGGGTATCGGTTTCTGTGACCGCTTTGATCTCGCTTTTTGTAAAGCCCATGCAGCAGCTCAAGGTCATGGCACAAGTATCACCTTTTTCTAAAAAGTAGAGCAGCAGTTCGTCTCCGTCCTGATCTTCTCGCATGATCTTAATGGCTCCTTTTAATAAAAGCGGCATCGATTTTACGTATTGGCCAAAATCCATCAATACGGTATCTGCCGGGACGTTCTTAAAAACACCAACGGCTGCTATCTCTTGCAGGAGTTCGCGTTCGAACTGCCCGCCGTACAAATCAATGAGTAATTCTTCCATAGTTGCATTGACTAAAATACGGGCTTTGTGGAATTTAATTCCTATCGGGGTGGTGGGTTATTGAGCGATGTTTTCGAAGAAAACCAAACATCCTGAGGAGGTTTGAGCAAAATACCTGCGAGAGCGGTAAGCCTGATTTGATTTTTTTGGACGCTCCCTTCACTTCGTTCAGGTCGGGCTATCCGCTATATCTTTCTGCAAGGCAGAAAGGATGCCGCTGCTATCCCTAGCGCGGGGAGTTTATTGTTCAGATAAATCCCCGCGCTGGCGCGAAGCTCCAGCTTCGTGCTGAAAAAACCAGGATTCATTTGCTAGCGCAAATGTTCCTTCGTTTCCCCAAGTGAAATTAGAAAACCACGCTGGCTGCGCCAGCTTGTTCTTTATTCCTCGGCCCCTTAGAAAAGCCTGACGGCTTTCCACGTGGCCTCGAAATAAAAAACCCATGCTAACTGCATGGGTTTTCTGAGTTAAGTGGAAAATCCAGGATTCATTTACTTCGTAAATGCTCCTGTCGTCCCTCTATTGCAAATGCAAAAAGCATACCTCCAGGGCTCATTCGTTGTCACGAATGTTCCTTCGTTTCCCCAAGTGAAATTAGAAAACCACGCTGGCTGCGCCAGCTTGTTCTTTATTCCGCGGCCACTTAGAAAAGCCTTGCGGCTTTTCACGAGGCCTCGAAATAAAAAACCCATGCAAACTGCATGGGTTTTCTGAGTTAAGTGGTACCTCCAGGAATCGAACCAGGGACACACGGATTTTCAGTCCGTTGCTCTACCAACTGAGCTAAGGTACCGTCCAGACCGTTTAAGGAGTTAACCTTGGCGGGCTGCGCCCTCCGAAGCTGCCCACAAGGGTAGCGAAGGAGGGGGCAAATATAATCCTTATTTGGTTTACACAAAACATAAAGTTAAAAAAATTGGAGAAAACGGCTTGCCGTTTTTAGCATGGGATTAACAGTTGGTTCTGTATCAGAATTGTACATTTACCGCCATTAGTCCTCACAATGAATCTTATTGTAGACATAGGCAACACCAGAACCAAGTTTGCGGTTTTTAAAGACGGCATCCTGCAGGAGCTCAAATACAGCGAAGCAGGAACAGAATCCCAACAGTTAGAGCAGCTATTGGAGCAGTATCCGCAGTTAGAAAAAGCCATACTCTCTGCTACTGGTCATATCCCTGATGCACTTTACAACGGTCTCAATCAGGCCTTGGCGCTTATTCCCCTGAGTCATCGTTTGCTGCTGCCTTTTAAGAATTTGTACGCCACGCCAGAGACGTTGGGCTTAGACAGAATTGCCTTAGTTGCCGCGGCAGCCAAGCATTTTCCAGGGCAGAATTGCTTAGTTATTGACGCCGGTACCTGCGTGACCTTCGATCTTTTAGAAGCAGATGGCAGTTATCGCGGAGGAGCTATTTCTCCCGGGTTAAGGATGCGTTATGAGGCCATGCATCACTTCACGGCCAATTTGCCTTTATTAGATCCGCAGCAAATCGAAAGCTACCAGGGAGACTCCACAGCCAACGCCATGCACGCGGGTGCATTTAGAGGCCTAATTCACGAATTGAACGGGGCAATAGACGAGACTAAAGCTCGCTTTGACGATTTAACAGTGATTTTAACAGGAGGAGATGCTCAAATCTTGCGAGATCACTTAAAAAATGGCATATTTGCCAACTCAAATTTTTTGTTGGAAGGTCTTGACTTCCTTCTCGAATTGAATGCTTTACATGAATAGATGCTTAGTATTGGCAGTTTGTTTGCTGCTTAGCTTGAGTGCAGTTGCACAAAATAACACCGCTTCTCCTTATTCTTTTGGTGGATTGGGACTTATTAAGTTCCGCGGAACAGTAGACCTTGAATCCATGGGAGGGATGAGTGTTTTTTCAGATAGCATTCACGCCAATGTTATGAACCCGGCCACTTATGCCAACCTGCGATACACCAATTATTCGGTTGGGGGTCAGTTCAACAGTACCAACTTAGAAGAAAGTGGTGCCAAAGAAAAGACACAGATCACTTCTTTAGATTACGTGATCGTTGGGATTCCAGCCGGGCGTTTTGGTGCCAGTTTTGGATTGTACCCTTACAGTGCAGTAGGTTATGATCTGGAAAACAGCGCAGATGGTCAGCTAACTCGATTTACAGGTACCGGAGGTCTGACCAAAGTATACCTAGGGCTTGGATACAACCTATTTGACGGCTTGAACATAGGGCTTGAAGCCCAATACAACTTTGGAAACATTAGAAACCAAGGGCTTTTTAACGACGACGATATTCAGTTCGGTACGCAAGAAGTTAACCGTTCAGATATCTCAGGACTCAATTTTGTCTTGGGAGCACATTATACCAAGGCCTTATCAGAAAAGCTAGAACTACAAGCTAGTATGACCTACACACCAAGTAGCGATCTAACGGTGTCGAACTTTAGAGAGATCGCAACGGTATTGGTAACAGAGACCGGGGGTATCGGAGGTGCAGAGATCACCGAAGTTACTGTGCAGGACTCTGAGATAGAATTTCCAAGTCGCTTGAGTTTTGGACTTGGAATGGGAGAAAAGAACAAGTGGTTCGTTGGAGGAGAATACATCAGCCAGGGGACCAGCGTTTTGACCAACAGAAGTTTTGACCTACCGAATATCACTTACGAAGATGCTACCAAGGTTCGCTTGGGAGGTTTCTACGTGCCAAAATACAATTCACTTACAAGTTACTGGAGCCGAATCACTTATCGTGCTGGAGTGCGCTTTGAGGATACAGGAATCGTAGTTTCTGGAGAATCCATTAATGAGTTTGGCATGTCTTTTGGATTAGGGTTCCCAGTTGGACGTCGCATTTCGAATATAAACCTCGGAGTAGAGCTTGGAAGACGC encodes:
- a CDS encoding rhodanese-like domain-containing protein; protein product: MRIEQIYTGCLAHAAYYLEDQGEAAIFDPLREVGPYLDRAQKDNAKIKYVFETHFHADFVSGHLDLKKATGAQIVFGPLAKPSYDALIATDGQEFKIGRYTVKVIHTPGHTMESTTYLLIDQHGEMHGIITGDTLFIGDVGRPDLAQHVVSDLTEEKLAGHLFDSLRNKIMTLPDHLIVYPNHGAGSACGKMMSKETTDTLGNQKKVNYALRADMSKEEFIDELLTGLTAPPSYFPQNVLMNIKGYESLDTVMQRAQQPLSPEAFEAAANETGALMLDVRDPEIFAQGFIPNSINIGLNGNFAQWVGELIPSVQQEILLITEPGKEEEAITRLSRVGYDGVIGFLKGGFDAWRTSDKEIDTVNRISAETLAAMVKEDAVLLFDVRKKSEYDSQHVIGATNVPLNELNQHLAEIPKDKALVLHCAGGYRSMIASSMLKQRGWDQITDVQGGFAAIKETTVPSTDYVCPTTLL
- a CDS encoding sulfite exporter TauE/SafE family protein, whose protein sequence is MEILEILGYLGALVIGLVLGLIGGGGSILTVPVMVYLLGYNPVIATAYSLFVVGVSALVGALRNIQKGLVDFRTAIVFAIPAFAAVYATRKYIIPAIPEELATISDFVVTKDIAIMIFFAFIMLLASFSMISNKKQKQEEATEVKYNYPLILVEGLAVGVLTGLVGAGGGFLIIPALVLLAKLPMKKAVATSLLIIAIKSLIGFIGDVENLEIDWGFLLPFTAISVVGIFLGIWIGGFIEGKKLKKAFGWFVLLMAVYIIFMELSA
- a CDS encoding Crp/Fnr family transcriptional regulator, translated to MEELLIDLYGGQFERELLQEIAAVGVFKNVPADTVLMDFGQYVKSMPLLLKGAIKIMREDQDGDELLLYFLEKGDTCAMTLSCCMGFTKSEIKAVTETDTQLIMVPVQHMESWLGKYKSWRGFVMDSYHDRLMEMLDAIDSIAFMNLEDRVMKLLAEKSQITGSKDVRNTHKEIAQELHTSRVVISRILKKLENEKRIALHRSHITLL
- a CDS encoding type III pantothenate kinase; protein product: MNLIVDIGNTRTKFAVFKDGILQELKYSEAGTESQQLEQLLEQYPQLEKAILSATGHIPDALYNGLNQALALIPLSHRLLLPFKNLYATPETLGLDRIALVAAAAKHFPGQNCLVIDAGTCVTFDLLEADGSYRGGAISPGLRMRYEAMHHFTANLPLLDPQQIESYQGDSTANAMHAGAFRGLIHELNGAIDETKARFDDLTVILTGGDAQILRDHLKNGIFANSNFLLEGLDFLLELNALHE